In one window of Desulfonatronospira thiodismutans ASO3-1 DNA:
- a CDS encoding class I SAM-dependent methyltransferase produces the protein MSRQVQKYFDRAADTYLEEAVIQEEAAGQCAGNIPRGYYPRVLEIGAGGGLLTRHCLERIRAGIYLAMDVSFSMLGLLPRDSVVPVQGDGETPPLREGSLDLLVSSSVMQWYAGGGQSIARSLRLLCPGGFFSLSFFVAGTFRQMKHISSMSGFGSVYPLPRVRECMAAMARSGTEYTSRVENYTVYYDSVQGFLKSHKGTGAGYTGRRPVFGRQCYRNFCRMYLETYGEGGRIPVDYRVLYIRGQKK, from the coding sequence ATGAGCAGACAGGTACAAAAATATTTTGACCGGGCTGCAGATACATACCTGGAAGAGGCCGTGATCCAGGAGGAGGCGGCCGGGCAATGCGCCGGGAACATACCCCGGGGATACTACCCCAGGGTCCTGGAAATAGGAGCCGGAGGGGGGCTTCTTACCCGGCACTGCCTGGAAAGAATCCGGGCCGGTATATATCTGGCCATGGATGTTTCTTTTTCCATGCTGGGGCTTTTGCCCCGGGACAGTGTTGTCCCTGTTCAGGGGGATGGGGAGACTCCGCCCTTGAGGGAGGGATCACTTGATCTGCTCGTAAGTTCCTCGGTGATGCAGTGGTATGCAGGAGGGGGGCAAAGTATTGCCCGCAGCTTAAGGCTCTTGTGCCCGGGCGGATTTTTCTCCCTGTCTTTTTTTGTGGCCGGAACTTTCCGGCAAATGAAACATATAAGCTCCATGTCGGGCTTTGGCTCAGTCTATCCTCTGCCCCGGGTCCGGGAATGTATGGCTGCCATGGCCAGATCCGGGACAGAATATACGTCCCGGGTTGAAAACTATACAGTCTATTATGATTCAGTGCAGGGATTTTTAAAGAGCCACAAGGGCACCGGGGCCGGGTACACTGGCAGGAGGCCGGTGTTCGGCAGGCAGTGTTATCGAAATTTCTGCCGCATGTACCTGGAAACATATGGTGAAGGCGGCCGGATCCCTGTGGATTACCGGGTGCTTTATATCCGGGGGCAAAAGAAATGA
- a CDS encoding alpha/beta hydrolase, with protein sequence MAKRVLFISGWAGYPELFPHLGTHSFFVLPFVSHSQSDIKKLLRSHAWDIVLAWSLGASLCLQCLGSISTRHLVLIAPFLDFTRHTPVNGIQDMLNGLGKNPETTVRWFWRRCGIKSAPRVRRGDVEGLARGLEYLMQPGPEHVQHREMKFPATLIHANQDKIVPRQALLEVHAALGQGRPVYTPGGHFIAEERIWQIIHEQTGTKIF encoded by the coding sequence ATGGCAAAAAGGGTACTTTTCATCTCGGGCTGGGCCGGATATCCTGAGCTTTTCCCGCATCTCGGCACCCATTCTTTTTTTGTCCTTCCTTTCGTCTCTCACAGTCAGAGCGACATAAAAAAACTTCTGCGCTCCCATGCATGGGATATTGTCCTGGCCTGGTCCCTGGGGGCCAGCCTGTGTCTGCAATGCCTTGGATCAATAAGTACCAGACATCTGGTTCTGATAGCTCCCTTTCTGGATTTTACCCGGCACACCCCGGTTAACGGCATTCAGGACATGTTAAATGGTCTGGGCAAAAATCCTGAAACCACTGTGCGCTGGTTCTGGCGCAGATGCGGGATAAAATCTGCACCCCGGGTCAGGCGTGGTGATGTAGAAGGACTTGCAAGGGGACTTGAATACCTTATGCAGCCAGGACCTGAACACGTCCAACACCGGGAAATGAAATTTCCTGCAACCCTTATCCACGCAAACCAGGATAAAATTGTTCCCAGGCAGGCTTTACTCGAGGTGCATGCGGCCCTGGGCCAGGGAAGACCGGTTTATACTCCCGGCGGACATTTTATTGCTGAAGAAAGAATATGGCAAATTATCCATGAGCAGACAGGTACAAAAATATTTTGA
- a CDS encoding 4Fe-4S binding protein has translation MTRWIRPSTRAFFTEASRDADDSLSSRLHGYIYGRWPYFYISLATGRHPLSGPAGKVLRSVRVLLRANDSRARARARIKFAHGYHGKVLPVQEAKRLVQINKSVDLGNLEQVIPYDRARRIVLKNPGHIVALKCPCRASSPHPCEPLQVCLIIGEPFAGFILEHHPGKARRITSDEACRILEQEHARGHVQHAFFKDAMLGRFYAICNCCSCCCGAMQAHRNGVPMLASSGYAADADQELCIKCGECAQACPFQAIAMSREGPVVSQDLCMGCGVCVSRCPVQGLKLKRQKDKSPPLEVNSLLHGRP, from the coding sequence TTGACCAGATGGATTAGACCTTCCACCAGAGCTTTTTTTACCGAGGCGTCCCGGGATGCGGATGACTCTCTTTCTTCCAGGCTGCACGGATATATATACGGCCGCTGGCCGTATTTTTATATTTCCCTGGCCACGGGCAGGCACCCTTTGTCCGGGCCTGCCGGCAAAGTTCTCCGTTCTGTCCGGGTGCTTCTGCGCGCCAATGACTCACGGGCCAGGGCCAGAGCCAGAATAAAATTCGCCCACGGCTATCACGGTAAAGTCTTGCCTGTCCAGGAGGCCAAAAGACTGGTACAGATCAACAAAAGCGTGGACCTGGGAAATCTGGAACAGGTCATTCCCTACGACCGGGCCAGGCGCATCGTACTTAAAAACCCAGGGCACATAGTGGCCCTTAAGTGCCCCTGCAGGGCCTCCAGTCCGCATCCCTGCGAGCCTTTGCAGGTCTGTCTCATAATAGGCGAGCCCTTTGCAGGCTTCATCCTGGAGCACCATCCCGGCAAGGCCCGAAGAATCACCTCTGATGAGGCCTGCCGGATACTGGAGCAGGAACACGCCAGGGGACACGTGCAGCATGCCTTTTTCAAGGATGCCATGCTGGGCAGGTTCTACGCCATCTGCAACTGCTGCTCCTGCTGCTGCGGGGCCATGCAGGCGCACAGAAACGGTGTGCCCATGCTGGCCTCATCAGGTTACGCAGCAGATGCGGACCAGGAGCTGTGCATCAAGTGCGGCGAATGCGCCCAGGCATGTCCTTTTCAAGCCATCGCCATGTCCAGGGAAGGCCCCGTGGTCTCACAGGACCTGTGCATGGGCTGCGGAGTGTGCGTGAGCAGGTGTCCCGTGCAGGGACTTAAACTCAAACGACAAAAGGACAAAAGCCCGCCCCTGGAGGTGAACAGCCTGCTACATGGCCGCCCATAA
- a CDS encoding ABC1 kinase family protein has translation MDIRSIAHLGRFREIITTLAKYGFHDIVERLEIPGLKYLKKVKPKHEDLHTWERVRKILEELGPTFIKLGQILSQRADIVPEGLMKELSKLQDDVHAEDFEDIKKVLEKNYAAPLDDIFSEIDPLPLAAASMAQVHRARLRENGREVALKVQRPGIEETIKNDLEILEKIAVQLDGRMEYFKVYNLPQLVRRIKKLIFSELNFTYELRNMQVAAAQMKNEQRLRVPDTFPELSTSQVLVMELCKGTQMKNVDIAGLTGREELAKSALHFTLRQVLGQGFFHADPHPGNILVDDEENLIILDWGMVGRLTPKVRHDLIDLIAAIVENDVDEVTELLLNFTSGTENINMDALQGEVLEIVSHFTRMPLKEINLGRLLMELTTALREHGRVLTSDLSIMIKSLITAEQTAKMLYPDLDVVGEAEPILRSIGKERFKPDNLLKGLYKNFRYLLRFQYQLPRQAMDIISKLDQGQLAIRFRHENLEGMQTTMETVVNRLVAGIIAAALFLGASMIFVADTGPMLWGHPLLGTLGYAVATVLCLNLVVTMLRSRRRRFRK, from the coding sequence ATGGACATCAGATCAATTGCACATCTTGGACGTTTCCGGGAGATTATCACCACCCTGGCAAAATACGGGTTCCACGACATAGTGGAGCGCCTGGAGATACCGGGGCTCAAGTATCTGAAGAAAGTCAAGCCAAAGCATGAGGACCTGCACACCTGGGAGCGGGTGCGCAAGATACTGGAGGAGCTTGGACCTACGTTTATAAAGCTTGGCCAGATCCTTTCCCAGCGGGCGGATATCGTTCCCGAAGGGCTGATGAAGGAGCTCAGCAAACTGCAGGATGATGTGCATGCCGAAGACTTTGAGGACATAAAAAAGGTCCTGGAAAAAAACTACGCAGCACCTCTGGATGATATCTTTTCGGAAATAGATCCTTTGCCCCTGGCTGCAGCCTCCATGGCCCAGGTGCACCGGGCCCGGCTAAGAGAAAACGGCCGGGAAGTGGCCCTGAAGGTTCAGCGTCCGGGCATTGAAGAGACCATTAAAAATGATCTGGAGATACTGGAGAAAATCGCTGTGCAGCTGGACGGGCGTATGGAGTATTTCAAAGTCTACAACCTGCCGCAACTGGTGCGGCGTATCAAGAAGCTCATTTTTTCCGAACTCAACTTCACCTACGAGCTGCGCAATATGCAGGTGGCTGCGGCTCAGATGAAGAATGAGCAAAGGCTCAGGGTTCCGGATACATTTCCGGAGCTAAGCACCTCGCAGGTGCTGGTCATGGAGCTTTGCAAGGGCACGCAGATGAAGAACGTAGATATTGCCGGGCTTACAGGCAGGGAAGAACTGGCAAAAAGCGCTTTGCACTTCACCCTGCGCCAGGTGCTGGGCCAGGGTTTTTTTCATGCCGATCCCCATCCAGGCAACATCCTTGTGGACGACGAGGAAAACCTGATCATCCTGGACTGGGGCATGGTGGGCAGACTCACCCCCAAGGTGCGCCATGATCTCATAGACCTCATCGCGGCTATAGTGGAAAACGATGTGGACGAGGTTACCGAGCTTCTGCTCAACTTTACCTCGGGCACGGAAAACATCAATATGGATGCCCTGCAGGGGGAGGTGCTGGAAATCGTCAGCCACTTCACCCGCATGCCGCTTAAGGAGATCAACCTGGGCCGGCTTTTGATGGAGTTGACCACTGCCCTGCGGGAGCACGGCAGGGTGCTGACATCGGATCTTTCCATAATGATCAAGTCCCTGATAACCGCTGAGCAGACGGCCAAGATGCTCTACCCGGACCTGGATGTAGTGGGGGAGGCCGAACCCATTCTGCGCAGTATAGGTAAGGAGCGCTTCAAGCCGGACAATCTGCTCAAGGGACTGTACAAAAACTTCAGATACCTGCTCAGGTTTCAGTACCAGCTGCCCAGGCAGGCCATGGATATCATCAGCAAGCTGGACCAGGGACAACTGGCCATCCGCTTTCGGCATGAAAACCTGGAAGGCATGCAGACCACCATGGAAACAGTGGTCAACAGGCTGGTGGCGGGCATAATTGCCGCGGCCCTTTTTCTGGGGGCGAGCATGATTTTTGTCGCGGATACAGGCCCCATGCTGTGGGGGCACCCTCTGCTGGGCACTCTGGGATACGCTGTGGCCACAGTCCTGTGCCTGAATCTTGTGGTGACCATGCTTCGTTCCAGGAGACGGCGGTTTAGGAAATGA
- a CDS encoding molybdopterin-dependent oxidoreductase — translation MTDNKVYSVCGMCTVRCPIEVEVHGDQLKFIQGNPHSALKGALCARGGAGAGLINDPDRIRHPLIRTGKRGEGQWRKASWDEALDYVADKLGGIIQEHGGRSLLWSDRGGPFRDLHQAFVRGLGSPNYSNHDASCARNVQHAAMSVMGYGRKGVAYDLKNAKHVVLQTRNILEAINVKEVNDLLDAVDNGCKVTVIDVRATKTAGKADRFLMIRPGTDYAFNLAVINELINKNLYDADYVHSFVQDFDQLRNFVQDYTPEWAEKKTGIKAREIRDFVVDLVKAMPSVVWHPGWNTARYTDSFYVSRTIYIINALLGSIGVKGGLPFMAKPGDCGSKGLKALASLYPKPEDERADGVGTRYGHFDPGPGLLHLGFQAIEKQDPYPVKAYIAYRHDPFMAFPDPEALKKITDNLDLMVSVTFSWSATAWNSDVVLPLSPYLERESIIAAKNGLKPHFFVRHRALPPKYDTRADWEILCGLSQKMGLDKLAFESIEDIWRYQLADTGVKPEDFKATGMVSLTDKPIYFPREQFKFKTASGKIEIIAPKWEEAGIPSLKPYEDKQAPKKGWFRITFGRCGVHTQGHTQNNPILHEQMPENELWINDKKAAEMGISNNDLVKVSGSNGYSGKIKAYVTEFMHPDAVFMVHGFGSDVPAETRARNKGVADHRLMKGGLDIWDPAGGAVALQEHFVKVEKA, via the coding sequence ATGACTGACAACAAAGTTTACAGTGTATGCGGCATGTGTACGGTCAGGTGCCCCATAGAAGTGGAAGTGCATGGGGACCAGCTCAAGTTCATACAGGGCAATCCCCACTCTGCCCTCAAGGGCGCCCTGTGTGCCCGCGGCGGAGCAGGTGCCGGGCTTATCAACGATCCGGACCGCATCCGTCACCCCCTGATCCGTACGGGCAAGCGCGGAGAAGGACAGTGGCGCAAGGCATCCTGGGATGAAGCACTGGATTATGTGGCGGACAAGCTTGGGGGGATAATTCAGGAGCATGGCGGGCGCTCTTTATTGTGGTCAGACCGGGGAGGGCCTTTCCGTGATCTGCATCAGGCATTCGTACGCGGTCTTGGTTCGCCCAACTACAGCAACCACGACGCTTCCTGCGCTCGCAATGTGCAGCACGCGGCCATGTCGGTCATGGGTTACGGCCGCAAGGGGGTGGCTTATGATCTTAAAAACGCAAAACATGTTGTGCTGCAAACACGCAATATCCTGGAAGCAATCAATGTAAAAGAAGTCAACGACCTTCTGGATGCCGTGGACAACGGCTGCAAGGTCACGGTCATAGATGTGCGGGCCACCAAGACCGCGGGCAAGGCGGACCGTTTTCTCATGATCAGGCCCGGAACAGATTATGCCTTTAATCTGGCTGTCATCAACGAGCTCATCAACAAGAACCTTTATGATGCAGACTATGTGCACAGCTTTGTGCAGGATTTTGATCAGCTGCGCAATTTTGTCCAGGACTATACTCCGGAATGGGCCGAGAAAAAGACAGGCATCAAGGCCAGGGAGATCCGCGACTTTGTGGTGGACCTGGTCAAGGCCATGCCTTCCGTAGTCTGGCATCCCGGCTGGAATACCGCAAGATATACCGATTCTTTCTATGTCTCCAGGACCATATATATTATCAATGCATTGCTTGGCAGCATCGGGGTCAAGGGCGGCCTGCCCTTCATGGCCAAACCCGGGGACTGCGGCAGCAAGGGCCTCAAGGCCCTGGCATCCCTTTATCCCAAGCCCGAAGATGAGCGGGCTGACGGGGTAGGCACCAGGTATGGACATTTTGATCCGGGTCCAGGGCTTTTGCATTTGGGCTTTCAGGCCATAGAAAAGCAGGATCCATATCCGGTAAAGGCCTACATAGCTTACCGGCACGATCCATTCATGGCCTTTCCCGACCCCGAGGCCCTGAAGAAGATTACGGACAACCTGGACCTCATGGTATCGGTTACTTTCTCCTGGTCAGCCACGGCCTGGAATTCCGACGTGGTCCTGCCCTTGTCTCCATATCTGGAGCGCGAAAGCATCATAGCCGCTAAAAACGGCCTTAAGCCGCATTTCTTTGTGCGCCACAGGGCACTGCCGCCCAAGTACGACACCCGGGCCGACTGGGAGATACTCTGCGGCCTGTCCCAGAAAATGGGTCTGGATAAGCTGGCTTTTGAATCCATCGAAGACATCTGGCGCTACCAGCTTGCGGATACCGGGGTAAAACCTGAGGACTTCAAGGCCACCGGCATGGTATCTCTAACTGACAAGCCCATCTATTTTCCCAGGGAGCAGTTCAAGTTCAAGACCGCCTCGGGAAAAATTGAAATAATCGCCCCCAAATGGGAAGAGGCAGGCATTCCTTCTCTTAAGCCGTATGAGGACAAACAGGCTCCCAAGAAGGGCTGGTTCAGGATCACCTTCGGTCGCTGCGGCGTACATACCCAGGGTCATACCCAGAATAATCCAATCCTGCATGAGCAGATGCCCGAGAACGAACTCTGGATCAACGACAAAAAAGCCGCGGAAATGGGCATAAGCAACAATGACTTAGTCAAGGTCAGCGGCTCCAACGGTTATTCAGGCAAGATCAAGGCTTATGTGACGGAATTTATGCATCCGGACGCGGTATTCATGGTCCACGGCTTCGGAAGTGACGTCCCGGCGGAAACCAGGGCCAGAAACAAGGGAGTTGCCGACCACCGGCTCATGAAAGGCGGCCTGGACATCTGGGATCCTGCCGGAGGTGCAGTGGCCCTGCAGGAACATTTTGTAAAGGTGGAAAAGGCATAA
- a CDS encoding 4Fe-4S binding protein, with translation MMEAMFFSTIRKTIKGLWSLGVGLKVTSVNFFRPPVTVHYPRQVVPSLEGYRGHVELVPSAEDPGASRCIGCGACVRICPGACISIKVSHKRPHLAPKKTGKPPDHDQGHFLIPMPKARALPGIARRSPTSFKLNYNYCSLCGLCVETCPAGALAFSSNIYLAGYTRNEFKYDLLARLEYRARDKSRPAEGSRVQDNGRDNHSGGLRCL, from the coding sequence ATGATGGAAGCCATGTTTTTCAGCACTATCAGAAAAACTATCAAAGGACTGTGGAGCCTGGGCGTAGGACTCAAGGTCACGTCTGTCAATTTTTTCCGTCCTCCCGTTACTGTTCATTATCCGCGGCAGGTTGTACCTTCCCTGGAAGGATACCGAGGCCATGTGGAACTGGTTCCATCCGCGGAAGACCCGGGGGCCTCCAGATGCATCGGCTGCGGTGCATGCGTCAGAATCTGCCCCGGGGCCTGCATTTCCATCAAGGTCTCTCACAAAAGACCTCACCTTGCTCCAAAAAAGACCGGCAAGCCTCCTGACCATGACCAGGGGCATTTTCTCATTCCCATGCCCAAAGCCAGGGCCCTGCCGGGGATTGCCAGGCGCAGCCCCACATCTTTCAAGCTGAACTACAACTACTGCAGCCTGTGCGGTCTGTGTGTGGAGACCTGTCCAGCCGGGGCACTGGCCTTCTCCAGCAACATCTATCTTGCCGGATACACCCGCAACGAATTCAAATACGACCTGCTGGCCAGGCTCGAGTACAGGGCCAGGGATAAAAGCAGGCCGGCTGAAGGAAGCAGAGTTCAGGACAATGGCCGTGATAACCATTCAGGGGGTCTTCGGTGTTTATAA
- a CDS encoding 4Fe-4S dicluster domain-containing protein has product MSSYLIKINGKRCISCKACEVHCKAKNRVPEGARLGQLVTIGPVKRKEKPRYLNLFLPCFHCETPWCVHACPTGALYKRDKDGIVMVQEELCVGCKACIMSCPWDIPQWDETNGRIMKCDYCSDRIDRGEKPACVTACTAHALSFIDPNQASARTRESFASRVLLSRQDKK; this is encoded by the coding sequence ATGAGCAGCTATCTCATCAAGATCAACGGTAAAAGGTGCATCAGCTGCAAAGCCTGCGAAGTGCACTGCAAAGCCAAAAACAGGGTTCCCGAGGGAGCCAGGCTGGGCCAGCTGGTGACCATCGGCCCGGTCAAGAGAAAGGAAAAGCCCAGGTATCTGAATCTTTTTCTGCCCTGTTTTCACTGTGAAACCCCCTGGTGCGTGCATGCCTGCCCCACAGGTGCTTTGTACAAGCGGGACAAGGACGGCATAGTCATGGTCCAGGAGGAACTTTGCGTGGGCTGCAAGGCCTGCATAATGTCCTGTCCCTGGGATATTCCGCAGTGGGACGAGACCAATGGGCGAATCATGAAGTGCGACTACTGCAGCGACCGCATAGACCGGGGAGAGAAACCGGCCTGTGTTACAGCCTGTACTGCCCACGCCCTGAGCTTCATTGATCCCAACCAGGCTTCGGCCAGAACCAGGGAGAGCTTTGCAAGTCGTGTTCTGTTATCCAGACAGGACAAAAAATAA
- a CDS encoding sulfite exporter TauE/SafE family protein, with translation MHKKFFLACLFSLALFLALQGMAFADVDVEEIIEDPHLLEEAIQSAHESGHLDKDDPEGYLGIPGAPQINLFIAFIWAIVVGWIFSTVGAFGGIAAGIGHISIYGLGAYADKFEGKSAAINTAVTDSIRVSNQFMVGFSALVSTLNYWKLGRLVIPVGIALAIGSILGSYLVPTLTAGRISFEDYISLFGIFVLALGCWMFYQTTPRGQKSKKKAKEAAQAFEETMKRKRSGEAIDTSELGVKMTSFNPKKISFAFYGVEFSFNPLFPILGGFVIAAIAAFLGVGGGFMLVPFITAVAGLPMYLAAGTSALAVLVGMITAILSYLAAGVLVHWSLIGTQLVGIFIGSMIGPRTSQYIPEKVLTRIFIVLAFYVGINYIIMGITGTQIHEFLAGAG, from the coding sequence ATGCACAAAAAATTTTTCCTTGCCTGCCTTTTTTCACTGGCCCTGTTTCTGGCTCTGCAGGGCATGGCTTTTGCGGATGTAGATGTTGAGGAAATCATCGAAGATCCTCATCTCCTGGAAGAAGCCATCCAGAGTGCCCACGAATCAGGACATCTGGACAAAGACGACCCGGAAGGGTATCTGGGCATACCCGGTGCGCCGCAGATCAATCTGTTTATCGCCTTTATCTGGGCCATCGTGGTTGGCTGGATTTTTTCCACAGTCGGAGCTTTTGGCGGAATTGCCGCAGGCATAGGTCACATATCCATCTATGGACTGGGGGCCTATGCAGACAAGTTCGAAGGTAAATCTGCAGCCATAAATACCGCTGTTACAGACTCCATCCGGGTATCCAACCAGTTTATGGTGGGCTTCAGCGCCCTGGTCTCCACCCTCAACTACTGGAAGCTGGGCCGGCTGGTTATTCCGGTGGGCATTGCCCTGGCCATAGGCTCCATCCTGGGCAGCTATCTGGTGCCCACCCTGACCGCCGGGCGTATCTCCTTCGAAGACTACATCTCTCTCTTCGGCATCTTTGTTCTGGCCCTGGGCTGCTGGATGTTCTACCAGACCACCCCCAGGGGACAGAAAAGCAAGAAAAAGGCCAAAGAAGCAGCCCAGGCCTTTGAAGAAACCATGAAACGCAAGAGAAGCGGCGAAGCCATTGACACTTCCGAGCTCGGGGTGAAAATGACCTCCTTTAACCCCAAAAAGATCAGTTTTGCCTTTTATGGGGTGGAATTCTCTTTTAACCCCCTGTTCCCCATACTGGGCGGCTTTGTCATCGCAGCCATTGCCGCATTTCTGGGTGTGGGCGGTGGCTTCATGCTGGTGCCCTTTATCACTGCCGTGGCCGGACTGCCCATGTACCTGGCCGCAGGGACTTCGGCCCTGGCCGTGCTCGTGGGCATGATCACCGCTATCCTGAGCTACCTGGCTGCAGGCGTGCTGGTTCACTGGTCTCTTATCGGGACTCAGCTGGTGGGCATATTCATCGGCTCCATGATAGGACCGCGCACTTCGCAGTATATTCCGGAAAAGGTCCTCACCAGGATATTCATCGTCCTGGCCTTTTACGTGGGCATCAACTACATCATCATGGGCATCACCGGCACCCAGATCCATGAATTCCTGGCCGGTGCCGGCTGA
- a CDS encoding FmdE family protein, whose translation MRIGGYEFEEFLEVVRNFHGSPAPGIIVGGIMVDMARDALPPDTIFDAVVETPKCLPDAVQLLTLCTVGNSWLKIVNLGRYALTFYDKYTGQGVRVFVDPVKLEKWDEIKGWILKLKPKQEQDFERLMHQIRTAGRDILTARPMQVDMDQLTRKKMSSIAVCPICNEPYPADDGAACRGCHGDSPYISEGEDMQEPELEQVSVHEAVGQKAAHDMTGIEPGKSKGVVIKRGQEINFSDICRLQQIGRQNLYTEAAPSDKDWVHEDEAAESFARAMAGEGVELGLPPREGRVNLKAGRDGLLVAQKDNLLAFNLVPQVMCASRQSYMLVKKGSVIAGTRAIPLYLPRSNFNKAMQVLNQGPLFKVLPLMQKKVGLLITGTEVFEGIIQDRFEPIIKDKVQKLGSEVNRSIICPDDKEEIKSCLTRLLDSGCDMIITTAGLSVDPDDVTRKAIQEAGASEMLYGAPILPGAMTMLCWIDSVPVIGVPACALYFKTTSFDLLLPRLLAGLKITRLDLAQMADGSLCLACKSCTYPKCPFGK comes from the coding sequence ATGCGTATCGGCGGTTATGAGTTCGAAGAATTTCTGGAGGTGGTTCGAAATTTTCACGGCAGCCCGGCCCCGGGTATAATAGTAGGCGGGATCATGGTGGATATGGCCAGGGATGCCCTGCCCCCGGACACCATCTTTGACGCCGTGGTGGAAACCCCCAAGTGCCTGCCCGATGCGGTTCAGCTCCTGACTTTATGCACAGTGGGCAACAGCTGGCTGAAAATAGTCAACCTGGGACGCTACGCCCTGACCTTCTACGACAAGTATACAGGACAGGGGGTGCGGGTATTCGTGGATCCTGTAAAACTTGAGAAATGGGACGAAATAAAAGGCTGGATTCTGAAACTCAAGCCCAAACAGGAACAGGATTTTGAACGGCTCATGCATCAGATAAGAACTGCCGGCCGGGACATACTTACCGCCAGGCCCATGCAGGTGGACATGGATCAGCTTACCCGCAAAAAAATGTCCAGCATTGCAGTCTGCCCCATATGCAATGAGCCATATCCTGCAGATGACGGCGCGGCCTGCAGGGGATGCCACGGGGACAGCCCCTATATATCAGAAGGCGAGGATATGCAGGAGCCGGAACTGGAGCAGGTGTCCGTACATGAGGCCGTGGGGCAGAAGGCCGCGCACGATATGACCGGCATAGAGCCCGGCAAATCCAAGGGCGTGGTCATCAAACGCGGACAGGAAATAAATTTCTCTGATATCTGCCGCCTGCAGCAGATCGGCAGGCAGAACCTCTACACCGAAGCTGCGCCCAGCGATAAGGACTGGGTACATGAGGACGAGGCAGCCGAAAGTTTTGCCCGGGCCATGGCCGGTGAAGGAGTGGAGCTTGGCCTGCCTCCCAGAGAAGGCCGGGTCAATCTCAAGGCGGGCCGGGACGGCCTGCTTGTGGCCCAGAAAGACAATCTTCTGGCTTTCAACCTGGTGCCCCAGGTCATGTGCGCCAGCCGTCAGAGCTATATGCTGGTGAAAAAAGGTTCTGTCATCGCAGGTACCAGGGCCATACCCCTGTACCTTCCCAGATCTAACTTCAATAAGGCCATGCAGGTACTGAACCAGGGGCCGCTTTTCAAAGTCCTGCCGCTTATGCAAAAAAAGGTGGGGCTGCTCATCACCGGGACAGAGGTTTTCGAGGGTATTATCCAGGACCGCTTCGAGCCCATCATAAAGGACAAGGTGCAAAAACTTGGCTCGGAGGTAAACAGGTCTATAATCTGCCCAGATGACAAAGAAGAGATAAAATCCTGCCTTACCCGGCTTCTGGATTCCGGCTGCGATATGATCATAACCACGGCCGGACTTTCTGTTGACCCTGACGATGTCACCCGCAAAGCCATTCAGGAGGCAGGGGCCAGTGAAATGCTCTACGGAGCCCCCATCCTGCCCGGAGCCATGACCATGCTCTGCTGGATTGATTCTGTACCGGTCATTGGAGTGCCGGCCTGTGCACTTTATTTCAAGACCACCAGCTTTGATCTGCTGCTGCCGAGGCTTCTGGCCGGCTTAAAAATAACCCGTCTGGACCTGGCCCAGATGGCGGACGGATCCCTGTGCCTGGCCTGCAAGTCCTGCACATATCCCAAGTGTCCCTTTGGGAAGTAG